The Castanea sativa cultivar Marrone di Chiusa Pesio chromosome 4, ASM4071231v1 sequence aatatttaatctCAATTATAGAATAAACCCATTTTTCTTATCGGTAAATGAATCAAttctaaaaactgaaaactaaaaagctgaaaactaaaaactgaaaacactgtagcaaaataatttttaaatgtgtgaatagtactgtaggacccatttttaatgaaaaagttgctgaaaagtgaaatttgtaggtctatgaacagtgcacgaatgcactgttcatgagaaaTTAGTCAATAACtacggctgaaaaaaaaaaaaaaaaaaaaaaaaaaaaaaaaaaaaaaaaaaaaagagctgaaAACGCTGAAACGCTGAAACGCAGGGATAAGTTGAATCCAAAACCCCCTCTAAGTAtacaggagaaaaaaaaagtatataagaGTGCGTTTTTGGTTCTCTAAACTATCACACTGTCCAGAAGTATACATTTATTATTCGTTTCgttacaagagagagagagagagagagagaggggttgtCTTGTCACTATCTTTTGCTAAAGAAACTTCCAAGATTCACCATGAAGATAATTTCCGAGAGGGATTTTCCACAAGATGATCACTATGACGACTTTGATGACACCCCTGAAGAAAATACTGAGGAGACTTGTGCACATCTATGTGTTATTAGAGGAAAGTGTGTGAGCTGTGAGAGGGTAGCATTGAAGTACGTTCATCAGGGTATGTGGTTGTGGCTTAACAAAGAAGAAATGGATCGGATTCCGAAGGTAGAGTCAGCGAAATTGTTAGAAGATAAGAAGATGGTTTTGGTTCTTGATCTAGATCAAACTCTGATTCATTCAACAGAACAAGAAAAATATCTGAGAAACCCTCAAGAACTCTTGCAACATAACTTAAGGGATAGCCTATTCTGTGTGAGTCGACCTTGGGGAATGATGATGGTCAAGTTGAGACCTTTTGTTCACACTTTTCTGAGAGCAGCGAGTACCATGTTTGAGATTTATGTGTGCACAATGTGTACACGAAGTTATGCGTTGCAAGTGGCTGAATTTCTTGACCCTGAAAATGTTTACTTCAAGTCATCAAGAATCATTGCACGGGAAGATTTACTGGAAACAGACGAAAAGACTCTTGATCTTGTGCTAGGAGAGGAACGCATGGTTCTTATTCTTGATGATACCAAGAGTGTGTGGAGTAAGCATCCATTCAACTTGATTCATATCAAGAGGTATCGTTTCTTTGATTCAGATCCTGATAGCTGGAGTGCTGATGAAGTTGAGTACGCTGGCCCACTCATCACCCTTCTCCAAAGACTTAAAGTAATCCACAGACtgtttttcaacccaaaatttGAAGCCGGTCTTCAGTATAGAGATGTGAGATACATATTTGCTCGCCGTGACGTTCTCCGAGGGTGTGTATTATCCTTCAAACATATTTTCACTCCCGATTTTAGGCCTGAAAATTCGCGTCTCTGGTTGATGGCAGCGGAGTTAGGGGCCACATTTTCTATGGATAATTTGATAAACCCCATCACACATGTGGTCACTTGGTTTGCCACAGCGGAGGAGTTTCAGGAGGCAGAGCTGGAAGGAATTATTTTGGTCCATCCAAAGTGGCTACGTGCTTGCTACTATGCAGTCAGTAGGGTATCTGAAAAAGATTTTCTGATTAAGCCGAAAGATTAGAATTTGAGATGATCTTTGTTCACTTCTATTAGCAGCACGTCTAATTTCcagttttttgttgttaaatgTTCTTTGCAGTTGGCGAAATAGGGTTTGTTTTCCCCTAGGCAAAGAAATTCAGGGTTctttacttttaatctttagAGCTTGATTTTAACTTGTCAAATCTACTTGAGGAATTGAATTCTTCCTCAATTGTGATGAGGAAACATAGTTACAGTGGTTTATCTCCTTGCTGATGTCTACAATTTCTTATGTGAATGTGGCCTTGAAAATTGAAACGATTCTACCCTGTTGAATATATGCTATTGTTGCTATTTGTTTGATGGAAACTTATTTTGTGTCTGCAATTACATGAATTGTAGGAGTGGAagaaaatttagttattttagtCTAACATTAAGTGGAAAAACTGATCTTGATTCATAGTTTAACATACATAGAGAATGGAAGCAAAAAGTGTTTACTATCACCAAAAGTTAATAAACAGAGAATAGAAGCCACAATGCACCACCACTAGGTTATGCCCAGTGAATCATCATATGCAAGAAACAGCATCCATCGATCTCAAGAGCATGGCATGTCATAGGCTTAGTAATCACATACGATGATATGTAGTTCACCTCAAGTGGGCCAAGAATTGTGTGTCTTATTCCTGAATGAGGTGCCGGCTACCTAATGCGATTGCAGTCTCCTCAAAGAATTACAGGCAGTGAATTGGTGTGTTAGGTTACTTCTCCAAAGACTATTGTCAATGAAGTCTTTCCGAAATGTTGAAGTTGCTATGTAATTGTGTATGATGATTGCATGGTAATTAGAAGTATAAAATAGAGAGCACACATAAAGGTTTATGTAATTCGGTCTAACTGCTTATGTCTATAGTAAGAAAGCCCTTGACAAGTACATGAACTAACCATAAACTAAGTTAAAGTTAATATGCTTGTTCTACAAATACATAAACTTACAATTGGTTTGGGCCACTTGGGCCATAACATGctaacacaaaaaaattcattggcAATGGAGGTCATTACAACTAAATAAATCATCCTAATACTTTATTTAATAGTGatcatcaattaaaaaaaaatgaaaatgactGATTTGCAAtgctaaaattataattttgggcGACTTTCTAGAGGAATTGAGCCCGTAGCCTGTTCAATTCAGCACATGGCAAGTTTGCCAATATCTGAGGCTAGTCTTGCACGTAGTGTTTTCAAACTATGGATGCATTTTGAGAACTCAATGTTGACTCTTGTCTAGGTTGTGTTTTTCACTatgataaaatttttcttagaaTACATTGGAGACCATTATTTTCATTTGGAAATTAGCATTGCAAAGACTTGGCTTGTGAGCACTTATTGGGCTTTGAAATATATTCTAGTCTCTGTGGAATTCATCCtttgttttttactttgttGAAGCTGAAGCAGTTACTTTCAAAATAATGGATATAGAAAAACAATGACTGGAATGAGAGAGTCAAAGCAGCTACTTTAATCCTTTGTTTtttcctaggttttttttttttttttttttttttttttttttctttttttggtgacaAAACTAATGGATAAAACTTAAGTACGGCTTTATTAAGTGCTATATCTTAGATTTCTCAACTAAATCCTAACACATATTTGCTTTGAATTTAATTCTACttgtaaaaattaatactatttttttagtattggtCTAAATCATACCCATAGACAGTAACAATAAGCTCAAGTTGCTCATCTGATTGAAAAGATTATTTATTGTTGGGAAAAATATGGTTTCACACAATCCTATCTAGGTGAGGAAAATGCATCCTTCTGTGATCTCATTTCGCTTTCCTCCAAACTCCAATCTTAGACAAAAAGGGGCATTCTTATTCAAATCGCCTGAAAATCATCGCTCGAGGCAGCCCCCTCTCTCACATgctaaagaaaatttttccaCATCAACTTGATTTGCAAATCAATTCTTcctttatgaaaaaagaaaggaggatcGGCTATGTTTGGTATACTGATGACATGATCATTGCTAAAGCGGGGTctattcaaaagaataatatatgataagttttagaatttggttTACTTCTACTATTTCACACACATATCTATAATTGATATGAAAATGTCCACGTTTTAACACAAAAAAGGAATGTGAAAAAAGAGATGTTAAATAGTGGATATGAAATGTCCATAAATATGTACCCATAAATGGTAGTCTCAGTATAATCTATAGATCTAATGAGTACATAGTAGAAAAAAGGGTAATTCATCGGTGAATGAAAATTTATTCCATAGGTCCAAGTAGCCTCTAGCAAAGGCAGCCCCACTTGAAGCCTAGAGgttcaagaataaaaaaaaagaaaaaagaaaaaaaggtcaTATACAGGATTTAATTTCTTCAAACGAAACTCCATAATTGTCCAGCCTCAATAAATTCTACAAAGAATTAAGAAAACGGAAATTGAGAATCAACATCTAATGAATTggataaaattcattaatgaattaaataaatacaTTGGCCTCTGTTTTATATATACAACTAAAACAGAGAATCTACACTTGATCTTAGCGAAAGGTGCTGCTAATTCTTTTGACTTGTGCAACTTCCCCCCCTATGTTAGCGATATTCAAAGGGTTGAGGCCAGTTTAGCATTTTTGTTTGTAGGCTTGTTTCTTGCTTTCAATAAGATCTTTCTTttcagcaaaaataaactaaacaaagaATCCAACCAACTTAACAGAATTAGTTAGATAGCTATCCTATAAGATGACTACAACTGGATTAATAACCCACGTGCACTGCACGTGACACAACAAACTTTGCATAGGAAATACGACAAGTAGCCCAAGTAAACAATGTAACTAAACGATTGCAGTTTATGCAGTATAATTCAAACTGCATCTATGTTGATCTGTGTGCGCTTCCTATAGCCTGCTCTTCTGAGATAGAGAATGAACCCATTTTTCTTATAAGTAAAAGAACCCATTCCAAATATATAggacttaaaaaaaagtacataagaGTGAATTTTTGGTTCTCTAATTAAACCCCAACACACTCCAGACGTTTCAGTTATTATtcgttaagagagagagagagagagagagaggttgtcTTGTCACTATCTTTTGCTAAATAAACTTCCAAGATTCACCATGAAGATAATTTCCGAGAGGGGATTTCCACAAGATGACTATGAAGACTTCGATGATACACCTGAAGAAAATACTGAGAAGACTTGTCTACATCCATGTGTTTTTAGAGGAAAGTGTGTGAGCTGTGAGACGGTAGCATTGAAGTACGTTCATCAGGGTATGTGGTTGTGGCATAGCAAAGATGAAATGGATCGGATTCGGAAGGTAGAGTCAGCAAAATTGTTACAAGATAAGAAGATGGTTTTGGTTCTTGATCTAGATCAAACTCTGGTTCACACAACAGAACAAGAAAAATATCTGAAAACCCCTCAAGAACTCCTGCAACATGAGTTAAGGGATGGCCTATTCCGTCTGAGCCGACCTTGGGAAAGGATGATGCTCAAGTTGAGACCTTCTGTTCATACTTTTCTGAAAGAAGCAAGTACCATGTTTGAGATTTATATGTGCACAACAAGTACAAGAAGTTATGCGTTGAAAGCGACTGAGTTTCTTGACCCTGAAAGTGTTTACTTCATGTCATCAAGAATCATTGCACGTGAAGATTTACTTGAAATTGACGAAAAGAGTCTTGATCTTGTGTTAAAGGAGGAACGCATGGTTCTTATTCTTGATGATACCGTGAGTGTGTGGAGTAAGCATGaatcaaacttgattcctgttAAGAAGTATCGTTACTTTGATTCAAATCATGACTGGAGTGTTGTATCTCTTTCTGCATTGGGCACTGATGAAGGTGAGACCACGGGTGCGCTCACCACCGTTCTTCAACAACTTAAACTAATACACAGACtgtttttcaacccaaaatttGAAGGTGGTCTTCAGGATAGAGATGTTAGAGACATACTTAATCGCCTTAGGGTTCTCCAAGGGTGTACATTATCCTTCAAACATATTTTCCCTTCTGATTTTAGGCCCGAAAATTCGCGTCTCTGGTTGATGGCAGAGGAGTTAGGGGCCAAAATTTCTATGGATAATTTGATAAACGCCGTCACACATGTGGTCACTTGGTTTGCCACAGCGGAAGAGTTTGAGGAGGCCAAGATGGAAGAAATTATTTTGGTCCGTCCAAAGTGGTTACGTGCATGCTACAAAGCATTGGAAAGGGTATCTGAAAAAGATTATCTGATTAAGCCGAAAGTTTAGAAGTTGAGATGATCTTTGTTCAGTTCAATTAACAGCACAGGTATAAGTTCCATTTTTTTGCTGTTAAATGTTTCTTGCAGTTAGTGAAATAGGGTTTTTTCCTAGACAAAGAAATTAAAGGTTCTTTACTTTTAATTGTTAGAGCTTGATTTTAAGTAGTTAATGCGATGTGAGGTATTGAATTCTTCCTCAATTGTGATGAGGAGAAATTGTTACAGTGGTTTATCTCCTTGTTGATATCTACAGTTTCTTATATGAGTGTGACCTTGTAAATTGAAACGATTCTACCCTGTTGAATATATGCTGTAGTTACTATTTGTTAGATGGAAACCTTATTTTGTATCAACAATTACATGATTAGTTTCATCTACTATTTGGTAAAACTGATCTTGAATCATAGTTTAAAATACATAGAATAGAAGCCACAATGCACCATTACTACGTTATGCTCAGTATATCATCCTATGCAAGAAACAGCACTGCATTGgccacttgtttttctttcaataCTTAGTGTggctcataaattttttaaacttgcTCTGCAACGATTGATCCCAAGCGCATGTCATGCCATAGACTTGTTAATCACATACGATGATATGTAGTTCACCCCTACCACATTTTATAGCTTTATAGGCTTAATAATCACTTACGACGTTATATATATGTAGTTCACTGTAATTCCTTGCACCCCACCACTCTAATCTGCTTGTTTGTCAAAAGAAACAGCCCAAACACTGCGTTCACACAAATTAATCCTAACGTGCCCTTGACTATGGCACTCATTGCATGCCTTACTCAAGCTGATATCATAAATTTAGGGGACTTTCTAGAGGACTAAAGCACCTGGCCAGTTCAATTCAGCACATGGCAAGTTTTCCAATATCTGAGGCTAGGCTTGCATGTAATGTTTTTGAACAATGGATGCATAATCCCAAGTCAATTAATATTAAAAGGGTGAAATACAATTAACATTCATGAGGTTTGAGTTATTGATGATCAAGTTCAAGATATTTCAAAACTGGTAAACTTATCTTTAATCACCGATAGAGAAATAGAGGAGAAGAATGAACAACAATTTAGGGACTAAGTTGGTCTTAAATTTGACTTATATTAGTTTAAACTTTAAGGGTGTTGACTTTATTTTAcccaatattaaaaatatgaaaaaaatctGAAACCATAATTCCAACAATAAATGGTATTCTTGTATGGAAAATGTGAAACAATCCCAAGGTAAAAGAAATCCTGGTGTTCGTACCAACTGCTCCACACCAACTGCTCCAGGTGGTATAACTGAACTCAATCTAATGGAAATTTATTGGGCGTTGAGCATTGTAATGTGGTGCTCATTCCTTTCGTATGCATGGTATATCccatattgaatttaattaataaaatctattatgaatgtaaaaaaatagaGCACTACATCACTATATTCCGAAAGcaactaataattaatttttgtaaaactttAGGTAGTCTTGTATCAAATCAATTAGCATTGAAAATTAACATTCGCCATCCAACTTCACCGAGTGAGCTCTACTTGATTTGAAACATTTGGTAGTGCTCCAATATTTTATGACTTATGACCAAGCAACTATAAGTCTTCTCTGGTGAACAACATACAATCTGTCTCTGGTCCTCCTTGTCATCAAATTACCAAAAGGCTCTGAATCACTCATCCCTAATGAAACATCCTACCGATCATCAAGGACAGGGTTGGTTGTGGAGGgcttaaacttaaacttaaaaaataaaattgaacaataaaataaatagtaaaactttgaaaaaaaaatttaggttatACATATCGTGAAAAAGAAATTGTGtaagaccaattttttttcttataaaacaaaaaattataatatatttgaataataatataatgaaacTCCTTATAAATTTTTGGAGAACTTGAGCAAAAAAACGTTTGAGATGAAAGGGTTAACTATATGTCAAATTGGAATGCTTTAACTCAAAATTAGTATTCCGATAGGCAGACAAAATGAGGAAATTGATACTCTCTGAGCTTTTGAAGCCTGATTTTGACCATGTTgctcaatattttgtttttcgttcttaccatttttttggataagtatgAGGTGGAAGAGTTTATATCAAAGTCTTAAGTCTTTGAGACCTCTTCCATCTATATATAAGGCAAGAACCAACAAAAAACATAACATCAGATTTTGCAATGAGTAATTTTGCGAATAGAAAACCTGAAGCTTTCTCTGTGTTAGGGTATTAAAACCCACGACCCTAAGGACCCTTAGGTTAGTAAAACACCATCTTCATAGCATCATTTTCTTATTACATAAACCACAAGTTTCATCGAACATAAAGCTTTAACCACATGAATCGAAAAGTCACTAAAAACACGTTCTAGTTCTCATCCTAGCTTTGTGTTCAtctaaatttcaagaaattcaacCTTCAACCCATCATCAACTCCTCAAATTCATTAGTTTCAAGACACATCAAGATCATCTCgaacataaaatgaaaaaagttctGAATTGGGTCAGATTGAAATCCCTCCAAATCATCATGAGGTGGTGAAGGCACAATTCTTTCATTAAAAGATAGGGAAAGAGCTTGTGATTTGGTAATAGAGGAAGTAGCAACACCATCTTCTGTATAGCTTCATCCATCCTTGAAGATAATCCACCACTTGTTTCTTTACAAGAGGTAGTGAAGGTGGATATAGCACCCTAACATTTTtgcattatttaattttatgcaTACAACATGTTTGGATTTGATGATAATGAATATATAGTTAGATTATGAACCTGACATGATGAAATATGGTATGATGAGATGATATGTGATGAACATGGTTGGACCAAATTGGAATGTAATTATCTGTGATTCTGGTATGAAAAGTAATTTCATGACAAACATGATAGTATGACGAACATGATTCTTGTTTATGAATGTTGAAGCTCTCTTTAATGATATTTTGCATAATGATGGCATGAAATAGATTGTCTGTTTATTAGACTGTTGCATGCTATATATAACCATTAAATTTTAGAAGTTTGACATTCGAAAAAAGGTAAAATGAGTGCGTAAACCCTTCACATCTTGTGAGAGGCTATAAGATTAGATTTTGGGTTCTTGATTAGTTATTTTCCAAAGTaaatttatgttcttaaaattagtttatatatatatatatatatatatataaaattttttctttaaattataattaggaaaataaaccatataattatttgtttaaatgtattttcattaaagaCATGTAGTTTTTATtcttattcaaataaaattgtatttttattaattttcggttttcttaaaaaattccttaaataaTCAAGTGGCAACTCCAAATATAAAACTCTTAATCTAGGTGGTAAAGTTTCTCACAAtgacatgaaattttttatagagtAAAAGGAAGACCATTATTTACATTTGGAAATTAGCATTGCATAGACTTGTGTTTATGAGTAGTTATTGGgctttgaaatatatatatatatatatatatatatatatatatatatatatatatatatcttgtagTCTCTATGAGATTTTTATACATGATAGAACTAATGGATAAAACTTATGTACAGGTTCTTTAGTTTTATACCTtaaatttttcaattaaatccAAATATATAATTCCTTTTAAACTAGTTCTACTTGAGAAAGATAATACAATTTGTGTAGTATTGGTTTAAATTGTAGCCTATACACAATAAAGTATGAGCCAGCTCAACGgtttaattaaaaatgttatttactatttgggaaaatatttttttcactctAATACGTATTGGCTATTTCACACATatttcacacacatattttcaattgGTGTAGGAATAtccatattttaatatatagaagtggatttaaaaattagaagatgTGAAATGTCCACAATTGTGTACCCGTAAATCTAACCAACGGAAAGAATAACTAACTAATAACAGAATTAATTAGATAGCTAACCTGTAAGATGACTACAGCTAGACATATCACCCACGTGCACTGCACGTGTCACAACTAACTTTGCTAACCAATATTACATAGGAAATACGACAAGTAGCACAAGTACACGGACTAACTAAACGATTGCAGCTTATGCAGTATAATTCAAACTGCATCTATATATGTTGATCTGAGTGTGCTTCCTTTAGCTTGTTTTTCTGAGATAGCGTTCCCAAAAAAAAGTGAACCCATTTTTCAGTTATTATTCGTTATACacaaataagagagagagagagagagagagagaggggttgtCTTGTCACTATCTTTTGCTAAAGAAACTTCCAAGATTCACCATGAAGATAATTTCCGAGAAGGATTTTCCACAAGATTCATCCATCAACGTGGATGTCGATGACGACAATGATGATACACCAGAAGAAAATACAGGGGAGAATTGTGCACATCTACGTGTTTTTAGAGGAAAGTGTGTCAGCTGTAAGAGGCTGGCAATCAAGTACTTTCATGAGGGTATGCGGTTGTTGTGGGTTACCAAAGATGAAATGGATCGGATTCGGAAGGTAGAGTCTGTGAAATTGTTACAAGATAAGAAGATGGTCTTGGTTCTTGATCTAGATCAAACTCTGATTCattcaacaacaaaagaaagataCTTGAGAACCCCTCAAGAACTCTTGCAAAACAACTTAAAGGATAGCCTGTTCCGTCTGCTGGTCAACCTTGGGAAATGATAATGGTCAAGTTGAGACCTTCCGTTCACACTTTTCTGCAAGAAGCAAGTACTATGTTTGAGATTTTACATGTGTACAATGAGTACACGAAGTTATGCGTTACAAATTGCTGAGCTTCTTGACCCTGAGAAAGCGTTTACTTCAAGTCAATCAttacacgtgaaagatttgaatTGAAACAAGCGAAAAAAGAATCTTGATCATGTGCNNNNNNNNNNNNNNNNNNNNNNNNNNNNNNNNNNNNNNNNNNNNNNNNNNNNNNNNNNNNNNNNNNNNNNNNNNNNNNNNNNNNNNNNNNNNNNNNNNNNNNNNNNNNNNNNNNNNNNNNNNNNNNNNNNNNNNNNNNNNNNNNNNNNNNNNNNNNNNNNNNNNNNNNNNNNNNNNNNNNNNNNNNNNNNNNNNNNNNNNGTGTAGATTGTCTCATTTCAACTTGGGGTGGAGATTTATGGACATTCACATCTTAATGTGGAGTGGACattaaaactcaaaactttggaaggaaaaaaaaaaaaaaaaaaaaaaaaaaaaaaaagcacacattCACTTGTCTTGTAAAATGTCAAGAAAGAAGTGGATTTTGCGGAGTCCATCACCTAACAAACACCTTTGTAGTAAGTCAGAAATTCAGCAGCAAAGACTAATAAGCAACCAAAGTTAATTTTGGGGGTACTCATCTAatgctaaaactaaaaattctaTCAAGTGCAAGATAAGATCAAGTCATTGCCAACTATCTAATAACACAACTCTATATCAAGTGTGAGATAAGCAAGAGTAGCCAAAGCTTTATAGCTGTTGTAAATGGTGCATTAGACTTAATGAATGTTCAATCAATGATATTAGAAGTAGGGTCCAGTTAGAAAAATAATAGTAGATCCCAAGCCGAATTCTATGTACCCATAGTATAAGATCTTACAAACCTACATTA is a genomic window containing:
- the LOC142632855 gene encoding RNA polymerase II C-terminal domain phosphatase-like 4 produces the protein MKIISERDFPQDDHYDDFDDTPEENTEETCAHLCVIRGKCVSCERVALKYVHQGMWLWLNKEEMDRIPKVESAKLLEDKKMVLVLDLDQTLIHSTEQEKYLRNPQELLQHNLRDSLFCVSRPWGMMMVKLRPFVHTFLRAASTMFEIYVCTMCTRSYALQVAEFLDPENVYFKSSRIIAREDLLETDEKTLDLVLGEERMVLILDDTKSVWSKHPFNLIHIKRYRFFDSDPDSWSADEVEYAGPLITLLQRLKVIHRLFFNPKFEAGLQYRDVRYIFARRDVLRGCVLSFKHIFTPDFRPENSRLWLMAAELGATFSMDNLINPITHVVTWFATAEEFQEAELEGIILVHPKWLRACYYAVSRVSEKDFLIKPKD
- the LOC142632856 gene encoding RNA polymerase II C-terminal domain phosphatase-like 4 — encoded protein: MKIISERGFPQDDYEDFDDTPEENTEKTCLHPCVFRGKCVSCETVALKYVHQGMWLWHSKDEMDRIRKVESAKLLQDKKMVLVLDLDQTLVHTTEQEKYLKTPQELLQHELRDGLFRLSRPWERMMLKLRPSVHTFLKEASTMFEIYMCTTSTRSYALKATEFLDPESVYFMSSRIIAREDLLEIDEKSLDLVLKEERMVLILDDTVSVWSKHESNLIPVKKYRYFDSNHDWSVVSLSALGTDEGETTGALTTVLQQLKLIHRLFFNPKFEGGLQDRDVRDILNRLRVLQGCTLSFKHIFPSDFRPENSRLWLMAEELGAKISMDNLINAVTHVVTWFATAEEFEEAKMEEIILVRPKWLRACYKALERVSEKDYLIKPKV